One genomic segment of Thermovibrio guaymasensis includes these proteins:
- a CDS encoding NAD(P)H-hydrate dehydratase, whose translation MRLLTSAEMREIDNHTIEVLGIPGIVLMENAARGVCEVIYDRVKGSSALVVCGKGNNGGDGLAVARNLYNMGYDVEVILTAPVEELKGDAKKNAEILSALPVPVHVVDSTEKLFELYTFAKECDFIVDGLFGTGLSKPLSGFYAELVDFINRLNKTVISIDIPSGLSADTGQVIGPHVKADYTVTFAFPKVAHVMPPACYSVGEVFVVDISIPEDVPNLLGPDRFLLTVDEVAFTYPIREIMSHKYTYGHVAVIGGSKGKTGAPVMAAQAALRSGAGLVTAIVPSSLNDVFENKLTEVMTIPVEDDGKGFLGIDSLEELLSVVEKGKFSSVVLGPGLGNSPETYELVREFVKECKLPMVIDADGINGLSESPEILKLKEEPVILTPHIGEFSRISGLSKEEILKDLTKVASDFSVHFGVTLVLKSGRTVISTPSGKTYVNIIGNPGMATAGTGDVLAGVVGALVGMGIESEDSAKFGVYLHSLAGDIVSKELSQESLVATDLINYLPRAVQKVKEFEREGRKEKFAFVTSLREIVGG comes from the coding sequence ATGAGGCTTTTAACTTCAGCTGAGATGAGGGAGATAGACAACCATACCATTGAAGTTCTGGGAATTCCTGGAATCGTTTTAATGGAGAACGCTGCAAGGGGTGTCTGTGAAGTTATATACGATAGAGTTAAGGGAAGTTCTGCTTTAGTTGTCTGTGGGAAGGGTAACAACGGGGGAGACGGTCTTGCTGTTGCAAGGAACCTGTACAACATGGGTTACGACGTTGAGGTTATTTTGACCGCTCCCGTTGAAGAACTTAAAGGAGATGCAAAGAAGAACGCAGAAATCCTTTCTGCCCTTCCAGTTCCAGTACACGTGGTAGATTCAACGGAAAAGCTCTTTGAACTCTACACTTTTGCTAAGGAGTGTGATTTCATAGTTGACGGGCTCTTTGGAACGGGCCTTTCAAAACCCCTTTCTGGATTTTACGCTGAACTTGTAGACTTTATTAATAGGCTAAATAAGACTGTTATTTCGATTGACATTCCTTCAGGCCTCAGCGCCGATACAGGCCAGGTTATAGGCCCTCACGTTAAGGCAGACTACACGGTTACTTTTGCCTTTCCTAAGGTGGCCCACGTTATGCCTCCGGCCTGCTACAGCGTTGGTGAGGTCTTCGTCGTTGATATATCAATACCTGAGGATGTTCCAAACCTCCTTGGGCCGGATAGGTTCCTCTTGACCGTTGATGAAGTTGCATTTACCTATCCGATTAGGGAAATTATGAGCCACAAGTATACCTACGGGCACGTTGCAGTTATAGGAGGTTCAAAGGGTAAAACTGGAGCTCCAGTAATGGCAGCCCAAGCTGCCTTGAGGAGCGGAGCAGGTCTTGTTACAGCCATTGTCCCTTCCTCTTTAAACGATGTCTTTGAGAATAAACTTACAGAAGTGATGACAATTCCAGTTGAGGATGATGGAAAGGGCTTTTTGGGTATAGATTCCCTGGAGGAACTCCTTTCAGTAGTAGAGAAAGGTAAATTCTCCTCAGTTGTTCTCGGACCGGGTCTTGGAAACTCTCCTGAAACTTACGAGTTGGTTAGGGAGTTCGTTAAGGAGTGTAAACTCCCTATGGTTATAGATGCCGATGGGATTAATGGTCTTTCCGAATCTCCTGAGATTTTGAAGCTTAAGGAAGAACCCGTTATACTTACTCCACATATCGGAGAATTTTCAAGGATTTCAGGCCTTTCTAAGGAGGAGATTCTAAAAGACCTAACGAAAGTAGCTTCCGATTTCTCCGTTCACTTTGGAGTAACTCTAGTTTTAAAGAGCGGAAGAACAGTTATTTCAACGCCTTCAGGTAAAACTTACGTCAACATAATCGGAAACCCTGGAATGGCCACGGCGGGAACCGGAGACGTCCTGGCCGGAGTTGTTGGAGCTCTTGTTGGAATGGGAATTGAGTCTGAAGACTCTGCAAAGTTTGGGGTTTACCTCCACTCCCTTGCAGGGGATATTGTAAGCAAGGAGCTCTCTCAGGAATCACTTGTAGCTACAGACCTCATTAACTACCTTCCCCGTGCAGTTCAGAAAGTCAAGGAATTTGAAAGGGAGGGTAGAAAGGAGAAGTTTGCTTTTGTAACCTCTCTGAGAGAGATTGTAGGTGGATAG
- a CDS encoding sensor histidine kinase: MDSERKILFALVLLAVILFVGYFGVSFVSSLAGEFYLNNPIFHVLFALILIVLTVLFVFFIRNLALFFFPQFKTNLRIKIFTAFLLLVLGPALFSIFLSSGIVNKGLDRLLRIQVSRIVKTSSNTVKDFLEFTAKDLERRLDQLWARKRIYPYTLKAYGIDGFFRKDGRTYRVGDFPLSKREVSQIEKFDRYFFLDDSSKQLVLCKRKGKAFVCVSKRIPDKLFGEISKIRELHSNYQTLVTYKTPIKTVYTVTFGFMGLAVLFGALWFARYFERRISIPIEALYRATQRISRGELSVKIPEEEATDELKHVIHAFNEMVEQLRNLKKNLEENRKYLEEVLNAISPAIITFDYSGNVISCNQGAKKLFNLSKSRKGFPIWELLAYYPSLLKAVRELVEKGKGKAEVREEINGREKFLTVELISPPEIEDRVLIIEDVSDLVRAKKAEAWREVARRIAHEIKNPLTPITLNAERIRRQLKRKNPKIEEIVDRAVDSILEEVEVIKRLIDEFRKFSRLPLPEKRLTDLNEVIKNTLEPYSSEIKLVFELEDIPKIPLDKSLFREVLINLVKNSIDAGATEVKVSTTYKDGKVFVVFKDNGPGIPEEIMDKLFNPYVSTKEEGWGLGLSIVKKIVDDHGGKIYTVDKNTFVIELPF, translated from the coding sequence GTGGATAGCGAGAGAAAGATTCTATTTGCACTTGTGCTTCTTGCCGTAATACTCTTTGTCGGCTACTTTGGAGTCTCATTTGTCTCCTCCTTGGCGGGGGAGTTTTACTTGAACAATCCTATTTTTCACGTCCTCTTTGCCCTGATCTTAATAGTTCTTACCGTTCTGTTCGTTTTCTTCATAAGGAACCTTGCCCTTTTCTTCTTTCCCCAGTTTAAGACGAACCTGAGGATAAAGATATTTACAGCTTTTCTCCTTCTGGTTCTAGGGCCTGCTCTTTTTTCAATATTCCTATCTTCAGGGATTGTAAATAAAGGCCTTGATAGGCTCTTGAGGATTCAGGTTAGCCGTATAGTTAAAACTTCAAGCAACACAGTTAAGGACTTCCTTGAATTTACCGCTAAAGACCTTGAAAGGCGCCTTGACCAGCTGTGGGCAAGGAAGAGGATCTACCCTTACACTCTTAAGGCCTACGGAATTGACGGTTTCTTCAGGAAAGATGGGCGTACCTACAGGGTGGGAGATTTTCCACTCTCAAAAAGGGAAGTTTCTCAGATTGAGAAGTTTGACAGGTATTTCTTCTTAGATGATAGTTCAAAACAGCTGGTTCTCTGTAAGAGAAAGGGGAAAGCTTTTGTTTGCGTCTCAAAAAGGATTCCGGATAAACTCTTTGGGGAGATTTCAAAGATTAGGGAGCTCCACTCAAACTACCAAACTTTGGTTACCTATAAGACCCCCATAAAGACTGTATATACGGTAACTTTTGGGTTTATGGGACTTGCCGTTCTCTTTGGAGCTCTCTGGTTTGCCCGCTACTTTGAAAGGAGGATATCTATTCCGATAGAGGCCCTATACAGGGCTACCCAGAGGATAAGTAGAGGGGAGCTCTCGGTAAAAATCCCTGAAGAGGAGGCAACAGACGAACTCAAGCACGTAATTCACGCCTTTAACGAGATGGTGGAACAGCTGAGGAACTTAAAGAAAAACCTTGAGGAGAACAGGAAGTACCTTGAGGAGGTTTTAAACGCAATCTCTCCTGCAATAATTACCTTTGACTACTCAGGAAACGTTATTTCCTGCAATCAGGGAGCAAAGAAGCTTTTTAACCTTAGCAAGTCGCGAAAGGGGTTTCCAATCTGGGAGCTCCTTGCCTACTATCCCTCTCTATTAAAAGCGGTAAGGGAGCTCGTTGAGAAGGGTAAGGGAAAGGCGGAAGTCCGGGAGGAGATTAACGGGAGAGAGAAGTTCTTGACTGTTGAGTTAATTTCTCCTCCGGAGATAGAGGATAGGGTGTTAATAATAGAGGACGTTTCAGACCTTGTAAGGGCCAAGAAAGCTGAGGCCTGGAGGGAAGTTGCAAGGAGAATTGCCCACGAGATAAAGAACCCCCTTACTCCCATTACGCTTAACGCCGAAAGAATAAGGAGGCAACTAAAGAGAAAAAACCCAAAGATTGAGGAAATCGTTGATAGAGCCGTTGATTCAATCCTTGAGGAGGTTGAGGTTATAAAGAGGCTAATTGATGAGTTTAGGAAGTTCTCAAGGCTTCCCCTTCCAGAGAAGAGGTTAACGGACCTAAACGAAGTTATTAAGAACACTTTAGAACCGTACAGCTCGGAAATTAAGCTCGTTTTTGAGCTTGAAGACATACCTAAGATTCCCTTAGATAAGAGCCTTTTTAGAGAAGTCCTTATAAACCTTGTTAAAAACAGTATAGACGCTGGAGCCACGGAGGTTAAAGTTTCCACTACTTATAAGGATGGAAAAGTCTTTGTTGTTTTCAAGGATAACGGTCCAGGAATTCCAGAAGAGATAATGGATAAACTCTTTAACCCTTACGTTTCAACCAAGGAAGAAGGTTGGGGATTAGGCCTTTCAATTGTTAAAAAGATAGTTGATGACCACGGCGGAAAGATCTATACGGTTGATAAAAATACTTTCGTTATAGAGCTCCCCTTTTAA
- a CDS encoding sugar phosphate isomerase/epimerase family protein: protein MEIVGHVSGKALLEGLSAVEEIVSLGIGVEVQLTSELLDTFTYKEFGILKDKVRGRALTVHAPFLDLNPGAFDSYVLDATRQRFLEAVSVAKVLEAKVIVFHTGFHPLKVAPYYQVWFKRAIETFKMVAEEFDGKIALENVFDTNPENLKKFLKELPPKVGVCIDTGHLNLFSEVPLSEWIGTFKDRIYEFHLHDNYGKKDEHAPLDSGNFNFEELFNLLEIVNSEYIFNLENKAVSDVRESLDALRRFKWKGKLESTPMRS, encoded by the coding sequence ATGGAAATTGTTGGTCACGTTTCAGGTAAAGCCCTCCTTGAGGGACTAAGTGCTGTAGAGGAGATAGTTTCACTGGGAATAGGAGTTGAAGTTCAGTTGACTTCAGAACTCCTTGATACCTTTACTTACAAGGAGTTTGGAATTTTAAAGGATAAGGTTAGAGGTAGAGCTTTAACCGTTCACGCTCCTTTCCTTGACCTGAACCCGGGAGCTTTTGACTCCTACGTTCTTGATGCAACAAGGCAGCGCTTCCTTGAGGCTGTCTCTGTTGCTAAGGTCCTTGAAGCTAAAGTTATTGTCTTTCACACAGGTTTTCACCCTTTAAAGGTAGCTCCTTACTATCAGGTTTGGTTTAAAAGGGCTATTGAGACCTTCAAAATGGTTGCTGAGGAGTTTGACGGGAAGATAGCCCTTGAGAACGTCTTTGATACTAATCCTGAGAACTTGAAGAAGTTTTTAAAGGAGCTACCTCCGAAGGTAGGGGTTTGTATAGATACGGGTCACCTAAACCTCTTTTCTGAAGTTCCCCTCTCTGAGTGGATAGGCACTTTTAAGGATAGGATTTACGAGTTTCACCTTCACGACAACTATGGAAAGAAAGACGAACACGCTCCGTTAGATTCGGGGAATTTTAACTTTGAGGAACTCTTTAACTTATTAGAAATCGTTAACTCTGAATATATATTTAACCTTGAAAATAAGGCGGTTAGCGACGTAAGGGAAAGCCTTGACGCTTTGAGGAGGTTTAAATGGAAAGGGAAATTAGAATCTACCCCGATGAGGTCCTAA
- a CDS encoding MATE family efflux transporter yields the protein MNLELLKLTLPILLSNWIYAIQSFVILLSVSGLGNNVIAGVGFASTLVWLLYGIDELVYSGIAVLTASNLGEGKRVGRFVFYGMFLSTIISLPVYLFGEELLSSFLTLFNVKGRALEAAINFVEPIVLLLPIVLTTNSLNAVFNGAGKTKELFYGSLLVFTLNIALLPILVPKLGEKGAGWSVAVSESAASLYYLSKALKSLDLNPFKDLKFSFKEIGEIVRVGFPAGVEETISSLSYNVFTGLVAICGTQALAAFQIGLKVEGIAAAVGFSLLDASIPFIGQARGEILKLRLKELVKTSVKIGVIVGALLILLSYPVLLLFNVESEVKRLSFFYLLIAGISEPSFILSMALTGTLRALKKTEVEATVNVVSFWLLRIAPSWAVLKFLKSPLVPWGFMGGETILRSLILLRTVRRYLS from the coding sequence GTGAACTTGGAGCTCCTCAAACTCACCTTACCCATTCTCCTCTCAAACTGGATTTACGCTATCCAGAGCTTCGTAATCCTCCTTTCCGTTTCAGGCCTTGGCAATAATGTTATTGCCGGAGTTGGTTTTGCATCCACTCTGGTCTGGCTCCTTTACGGAATTGATGAGTTGGTCTACAGCGGAATAGCCGTTCTGACAGCTTCAAATTTAGGAGAGGGAAAAAGAGTTGGAAGGTTCGTCTTCTACGGTATGTTCCTCTCAACCATAATTTCACTTCCAGTTTACCTATTTGGAGAAGAACTTCTAAGCTCTTTCCTAACTCTTTTCAACGTTAAGGGAAGAGCCCTTGAAGCAGCCATTAACTTTGTAGAACCTATAGTTCTGCTCCTTCCAATTGTTTTAACTACTAACAGCTTAAATGCAGTATTTAACGGGGCTGGGAAAACGAAGGAGCTCTTTTACGGCAGTCTTCTGGTTTTCACCCTTAACATAGCCCTCCTCCCCATTCTCGTTCCCAAACTGGGTGAGAAGGGTGCAGGATGGTCTGTTGCCGTTTCTGAATCAGCCGCTTCCCTTTACTACTTAAGTAAAGCACTAAAAAGTTTAGACTTAAATCCTTTCAAAGACTTAAAGTTCTCTTTTAAGGAGATAGGTGAAATTGTAAGGGTAGGATTCCCTGCTGGAGTTGAAGAAACTATATCATCACTCTCTTACAACGTCTTTACCGGCCTTGTAGCAATCTGTGGAACACAGGCCCTAGCTGCCTTTCAGATTGGACTTAAAGTTGAAGGAATAGCAGCTGCTGTAGGTTTTTCCCTACTTGATGCTTCTATCCCTTTCATAGGTCAAGCAAGAGGGGAAATCTTAAAACTAAGATTAAAAGAGCTGGTGAAAACTTCCGTCAAAATAGGAGTTATAGTGGGAGCTCTCCTCATCCTTTTATCCTATCCGGTACTCCTTCTCTTTAACGTTGAAAGTGAGGTTAAGAGGCTAAGTTTCTTTTACCTCTTAATTGCCGGAATTTCAGAGCCCTCCTTTATCCTATCAATGGCATTGACTGGAACCTTGAGGGCGCTAAAGAAGACTGAAGTTGAGGCTACAGTTAACGTGGTAAGTTTCTGGCTCTTGAGAATTGCTCCATCGTGGGCTGTTCTGAAGTTCCTAAAATCGCCCCTAGTTCCCTGGGGCTTTATGGGAGGTGAAACGATCCTGAGAAGCCTTATTCTGCTGAGAACCGTAAGAAGGTACTTAAGTTAA
- a CDS encoding GNAT family N-acetyltransferase, protein MGKVSLRSSKFTLSLPEGIEIERWYYMKDFESFFPLLKEFLGEVYGNPEKGLSIYQQKYKALDYYKNYKAKPNSYLLILKSVGKPVGFLYGRKLKGYSYIYDIFIKPSYRGKGLGKALLNAFSLLAPPPYRADVHSKALKNFKKWGFRELNSYYEDQVLWHLVEATTL, encoded by the coding sequence ATGGGTAAGGTGAGTTTGAGGAGCTCCAAGTTCACTTTATCCCTCCCAGAGGGGATAGAGATTGAAAGGTGGTATTATATGAAAGACTTTGAATCTTTTTTTCCTCTCCTTAAAGAGTTCCTCGGGGAAGTCTATGGAAACCCAGAGAAAGGGCTCTCTATCTATCAGCAAAAGTATAAGGCCCTTGATTACTATAAAAACTATAAGGCAAAGCCCAACTCCTACCTCCTCATCCTTAAAAGTGTAGGAAAGCCTGTTGGCTTCCTTTATGGAAGGAAGTTAAAGGGGTACAGTTATATTTATGACATTTTTATTAAACCTTCCTACAGGGGAAAAGGGTTAGGAAAGGCCCTCTTAAATGCTTTTAGCCTTCTAGCTCCTCCTCCCTACAGGGCTGACGTGCACTCAAAGGCACTTAAGAATTTCAAAAAGTGGGGATTTAGGGAGCTCAACTCCTACTACGAAGACCAGGTTTTGTGGCATTTGGTTGAGGCCACTACTTTATGA
- the def gene encoding peptide deformylase, producing MEREIRIYPDEVLKKEAQRVEDFNSELRELVGDMFDTMYKKGGVGLAANQVGVLKRVFIVDLNSGKEGQGKEKLVFINPEIIHSEGKDVAQEGCLSLPGLWKKVKRAKRVVIKAQDLEGREFQMEAEGLLARALQHELDHLNGMVFIDRLSPLQRRLALEKYKKLKRKLKK from the coding sequence ATGGAAAGGGAAATTAGAATCTACCCCGATGAGGTCCTAAAGAAGGAGGCTCAAAGGGTAGAGGACTTTAATTCAGAGTTGAGAGAGCTCGTTGGAGATATGTTTGATACTATGTATAAAAAGGGAGGGGTTGGGCTTGCGGCCAATCAGGTCGGGGTATTAAAGAGAGTTTTTATCGTTGACCTTAACTCGGGTAAAGAGGGTCAAGGAAAGGAGAAGTTGGTATTTATTAACCCTGAAATAATCCACTCTGAAGGAAAGGACGTTGCTCAAGAGGGATGTCTTTCACTTCCCGGCCTTTGGAAGAAGGTTAAAAGGGCAAAAAGAGTAGTTATAAAGGCTCAGGATCTTGAGGGAAGAGAGTTTCAAATGGAAGCAGAAGGTCTTTTAGCCAGGGCTCTTCAGCACGAGTTAGACCACCTGAACGGTATGGTCTTTATTGATAGGCTCTCTCCTTTACAGAGGAGGTTGGCCCTTGAGAAGTACAAAAAGCTTAAGAGGAAACTTAAAAAATAG